The following proteins are encoded in a genomic region of Sneathiella marina:
- a CDS encoding NAD(P)-dependent oxidoreductase, with protein MGTKAAFIGLGVMGYPMAGFLQKAGYDVTVYNRTKAKADQWVSDYGGTAADTPAAAASGAEFVMACVGNDDDLRSVVLGDSGAFAGMDAGSVFIDHTTASSEVARELAEIARGDGIGFVDAPVSGGQAGAENGVLTVMCGGGTADFDRAKTPIDAYSQACMLLGDVGAGQLTKMVNQICIAGVVQGLSEGIHFAQKAGLDAEKVIEVISKGAAQSWQMENRYKTMIADEFEFGFAVDWMRKDLGICLSTSDQIGASLPNTAMVDQYYSDVQNMGGNRWDTSSLVRRLRALQK; from the coding sequence ATGGGAACGAAAGCTGCATTCATCGGGTTGGGCGTCATGGGATATCCAATGGCAGGATTTCTGCAAAAAGCCGGTTATGACGTGACCGTTTACAATCGAACTAAGGCGAAGGCCGATCAGTGGGTTTCCGACTATGGTGGCACGGCGGCTGACACACCTGCTGCTGCGGCATCCGGCGCGGAATTCGTGATGGCCTGCGTTGGCAATGATGATGATTTACGCAGTGTCGTTCTTGGGGACAGCGGGGCTTTTGCGGGTATGGACGCCGGATCGGTCTTTATCGATCACACCACGGCCTCCTCTGAGGTGGCGCGGGAACTGGCGGAAATTGCCAGGGGAGATGGCATTGGCTTTGTGGATGCACCGGTGTCCGGCGGGCAGGCCGGTGCGGAAAACGGCGTGCTGACCGTCATGTGCGGTGGCGGTACAGCGGATTTTGACCGGGCGAAAACACCAATTGATGCCTATTCTCAAGCCTGCATGCTGCTGGGCGATGTCGGGGCGGGACAGCTAACAAAGATGGTCAATCAGATATGCATAGCCGGTGTGGTCCAGGGATTGTCCGAAGGTATTCATTTTGCGCAAAAAGCCGGGCTTGATGCCGAAAAAGTCATAGAAGTGATTTCCAAGGGCGCAGCACAGAGCTGGCAGATGGAAAATCGCTATAAAACAATGATTGCCGATGAGTTTGAATTCGGCTTTGCCGTTGACTGGATGCGCAAGGATCTGGGGATCTGCCTCAGCACCAGCGACCAGATCGGGGCGAGCTTGCCGAACACGGCAATGGTGGATCAGTATTATTCTGATGTTCAGAATATGGGGGGTAATCGCTGGGATACCTCAAGCCTGGTTCGTCGTTTGCGGGCTCTGCAGAAATAA
- a CDS encoding flavin reductase family protein: MTFDAKEFRNALGCFATGITVVTAKNANDEPLGVTINSFSSVSLDPPLVLFSLARVGGHCQEFMISGKFAVNILTPAQRQLSDRFSMARDNRFEGIDFHLGENGCPVFEGSLSVFECETHAVHDAGDHSVFICRVTNVVVGEEDQALLFHKGQYHTF, from the coding sequence ATGACATTTGATGCAAAAGAATTTAGGAATGCGCTGGGCTGCTTTGCAACTGGGATAACAGTTGTCACGGCAAAGAATGCCAATGACGAGCCACTCGGCGTGACGATAAATTCCTTTAGCTCGGTCTCGCTTGATCCACCGCTGGTCCTGTTCAGCCTGGCGCGGGTTGGCGGACATTGTCAGGAGTTTATGATTTCGGGCAAATTCGCGGTCAATATCCTGACGCCGGCACAACGGCAACTGTCGGACAGGTTTTCCATGGCGCGGGACAATCGGTTTGAAGGCATTGATTTTCATTTGGGGGAGAACGGGTGCCCGGTGTTCGAGGGCAGCTTGTCTGTTTTTGAATGTGAAACACATGCGGTTCATGACGCCGGTGATCACTCCGTTTTTATCTGCCGGGTGACAAATGTCGTGGTTGGAGAAGAGGATCAGGCATTGCTGTTTCACAAAGGGCAATATCACACTTTCTAG
- the motA gene encoding flagellar motor stator protein MotA codes for MFWIIGIVVTFGSVAGGYAPHGSFAVLFQPLEYLIILGAALGAFLQANPKWVIMGVAKSMGKLIKGAPYTKQSYSELLTLMYAIFKLSKTKGMIALEPHIENPAESALFQHFPSFLKNHHAQDFMCDYLRLMTMGTENPHELEALMEQDIETHHNEGHAISGSVTALGEALPAFGIVAAVLGVIVTMGSIAEPPEVLGGLIAAALVGTFFGIFVAYGMFSPMGKNLEQFTDADSKYYECMKQGLLAHLQGYAPAVSVEFARKTLYNHERPTFVEVEEACNDAPTV; via the coding sequence ATGTTTTGGATTATTGGCATTGTTGTTACATTTGGCTCTGTTGCCGGTGGGTATGCCCCCCATGGCAGCTTCGCCGTGCTATTCCAGCCGCTTGAATATCTTATTATTCTGGGCGCAGCGCTTGGCGCCTTTTTACAGGCAAACCCTAAATGGGTTATCATGGGCGTCGCGAAATCCATGGGTAAACTCATCAAGGGCGCCCCATACACCAAGCAATCCTATTCGGAATTGCTGACTTTGATGTATGCCATCTTCAAGCTCTCGAAGACAAAAGGCATGATCGCCCTGGAGCCGCATATCGAGAACCCGGCCGAAAGTGCCCTCTTCCAGCATTTTCCCAGCTTTCTGAAAAATCATCACGCGCAGGATTTCATGTGTGACTACCTGCGGCTCATGACCATGGGCACGGAAAACCCGCATGAACTTGAAGCCCTTATGGAACAGGATATCGAAACACATCATAATGAAGGCCATGCCATCTCGGGCTCCGTGACGGCTTTGGGCGAAGCCCTTCCCGCCTTTGGTATTGTTGCGGCGGTTCTGGGCGTGATCGTGACAATGGGGTCCATTGCCGAACCTCCCGAAGTCTTGGGTGGTTTGATCGCCGCCGCTTTGGTGGGAACGTTTTTCGGTATTTTCGTGGCCTATGGCATGTTTTCCCCCATGGGAAAAAACCTGGAACAGTTTACCGACGCGGATTCAAAATACTACGAATGCATGAAGCAGGGCTTGCTGGCGCATCTGCAGGGTTATGCCCCGGCGGTCTCCGTCGAGTTTGCCCGCAAGACCCTTTACAATCATGAACGGCCGACTTTCGTTGAGGTGGAAGAAGCCTGCAATGACGCCCCGACAGTTTAA
- the motB gene encoding flagellar motor protein MotB, which yields MADDAVPIIIKKVKKGGHGAHGGAWKVAYADFVTAMMAFFLLLWLLNVTTTEQKEGLSDYFAPTTSSLSQSGAGGMLGGRSMQVDGARLSDTGSPSVVSSIQPPEQGKKEDGEAAKTREMEEAELLAKLAKIEEASFDQARDEIRQAIAKDPQLSGLQDNIIIDMTPEGLRIQIVDQFNESMFESGSSKITGRVRNLISMIAKSIAELPNSLSISGHTDSSSYNGSDYGNWELSSDRANASRRALLEGGLSSDRIEKVAGRADTDPLIADDPSNPGNRRISIILLRETPVLPKNLK from the coding sequence ATGGCCGATGATGCTGTCCCCATAATCATTAAAAAAGTCAAGAAAGGCGGGCATGGCGCCCATGGTGGCGCCTGGAAGGTTGCCTATGCGGATTTCGTGACGGCGATGATGGCGTTTTTCCTGCTGCTTTGGTTGTTGAATGTGACAACGACAGAACAAAAAGAAGGACTGTCCGACTATTTTGCCCCAACAACCTCCAGCCTCAGCCAGTCCGGCGCGGGCGGCATGCTTGGCGGCCGGAGCATGCAGGTCGATGGCGCCCGCCTGTCGGATACGGGGTCGCCCTCCGTGGTTTCCAGCATACAACCGCCTGAACAGGGTAAAAAAGAGGATGGGGAAGCCGCCAAAACCCGCGAGATGGAAGAAGCTGAACTGCTGGCCAAACTGGCAAAGATCGAAGAAGCCAGCTTCGATCAGGCAAGAGATGAAATTCGGCAAGCCATAGCAAAGGATCCCCAGCTTTCCGGTCTGCAAGATAACATCATCATCGATATGACACCGGAAGGGTTGCGCATTCAGATCGTCGACCAGTTTAACGAAAGCATGTTTGAAAGTGGCAGTTCGAAGATTACTGGCCGTGTCCGCAATCTGATTTCAATGATTGCAAAATCCATTGCAGAACTCCCGAACAGTCTTTCCATTAGTGGTCATACGGACAGCTCTTCCTATAATGGCAGCGACTACGGGAACTGGGAATTGTCGTCTGATCGTGCCAATGCCAGCCGGCGCGCATTGCTTGAGGGCGGATTATCGTCCGACCGCATTGAAAAAGTGGCCGGGCGCGCAGATACCGACCCGTTGATTGCGGATGATCCTTCCAATCCCGGTAACCGGCGTATCAGCATTATCCTTTTGCGGGAGACACCGGTGCTGCCAAAAAACTTGAAGTGA
- a CDS encoding class I SAM-dependent methyltransferase: MTTANRPPIFAILAIQAVVFGGLYLAMPTVNALVGYGVPLFWQMSAQGLIAATVTKYFKFGWGWVIGQCVAPPLVILALGLGLPMWIYPVILILLVLVFWNVASNRVPLYLTNTETSAALLKLLPNKKSIRFVDLGSGLGGTLRYLASRSPESRFYGVESAPLPFIFSWCLRKLHGKDNLEFRFRDIWKEDLSEFDVVYCFLSPVPMARLFAKAQEELKPGSLFISNSFAVPDQKPDKIITVKDGRKTQLLIWKI; the protein is encoded by the coding sequence ATGACCACAGCAAACCGGCCGCCCATTTTTGCCATCCTGGCAATTCAGGCTGTTGTCTTCGGGGGATTGTACCTGGCCATGCCGACTGTGAACGCCTTGGTCGGGTATGGTGTTCCTCTTTTCTGGCAAATGTCCGCCCAGGGATTAATCGCGGCGACCGTTACCAAATATTTCAAATTTGGCTGGGGATGGGTAATTGGCCAATGTGTGGCTCCCCCGCTGGTGATCCTTGCCCTCGGACTGGGCCTGCCCATGTGGATTTATCCGGTTATCTTGATTTTACTGGTGCTTGTATTCTGGAATGTCGCTTCAAACCGGGTCCCGCTTTATCTCACAAACACAGAAACTTCTGCGGCTTTATTAAAGTTACTTCCTAATAAAAAGAGCATCAGGTTTGTTGATCTTGGCAGTGGCCTTGGTGGGACATTACGATATCTGGCAAGCCGCTCCCCTGAAAGCCGTTTTTACGGGGTGGAATCAGCACCTCTGCCCTTTATTTTTTCCTGGTGCTTACGCAAACTCCATGGCAAAGACAACCTGGAGTTCAGGTTTCGCGATATCTGGAAGGAAGATTTGTCTGAGTTCGACGTGGTATATTGTTTCTTGTCCCCTGTCCCCATGGCGCGGCTATTTGCCAAAGCACAGGAAGAACTGAAACCCGGAAGCTTGTTCATCAGCAACAGTTTCGCGGTACCGGATCAAAAGCCCGACAAGATCATCACCGTGAAGGACGGCCGCAAGACACAGCTGTTGATCTGGAAAATCTAG
- a CDS encoding MFS transporter, with product MQSRSFLILIIAGGLISLVAMGSRAVFGLFLEPVSTDMGWGREIFGLALAIQNLVWGLSQPFAGMIADKYGSGKTLLVSGLVYSGGIFLMSQTSSQTELHLSAGLMVGLGLAGTGFGVVMGSVGRAVSEEKRSMALGIVGAAGSLGQFLMLPLGQAFLSSYGWSTALVLIAICTFIVIPASMGVRGKAEDSGASGAGSISEAIREAASSKSYWFLFAGFFVCGFHVTFLAVHLPSYLVDQGMAASYGAMALSIVGLFNVVGSLAAGYLGGKYTKKFLLSYLYFARAALFVCFIIVPMTPVTVVIFSGILGLLWLSTVPLTSGLVASLYGAKYMTTLFGFIFFGHQMGAFLGAWLGGVAYDMYGSYDVIWWLSVALGLISGLLHWPIKEDVPAGHTQAAR from the coding sequence ATGCAGTCCAGGTCATTTCTCATTCTTATCATCGCAGGCGGCCTCATAAGCCTTGTCGCCATGGGTTCAAGAGCGGTTTTCGGCTTGTTTTTGGAGCCGGTTTCGACGGATATGGGCTGGGGCCGGGAGATTTTTGGCCTGGCGCTGGCCATCCAGAACCTGGTATGGGGTCTTTCCCAGCCGTTCGCCGGAATGATTGCCGATAAATATGGGTCCGGAAAAACACTGCTGGTTTCCGGTCTGGTTTATTCGGGCGGTATTTTCCTGATGTCGCAAACATCTTCGCAAACGGAATTACACCTGTCTGCCGGCTTGATGGTTGGATTGGGGCTGGCGGGCACCGGTTTTGGCGTCGTTATGGGGTCCGTAGGACGCGCGGTATCTGAAGAGAAGCGCTCAATGGCGCTGGGGATTGTCGGTGCCGCGGGCAGTTTGGGGCAATTCCTGATGCTGCCATTGGGTCAGGCCTTCCTGTCCAGTTATGGTTGGTCGACGGCACTGGTGTTGATTGCCATATGCACATTCATTGTTATTCCGGCATCAATGGGGGTCCGGGGCAAAGCGGAAGACAGCGGCGCTTCCGGTGCTGGCAGTATATCCGAAGCCATCCGCGAAGCCGCCAGCAGTAAAAGTTACTGGTTCCTGTTCGCCGGCTTTTTTGTCTGCGGATTTCATGTCACCTTTCTCGCCGTTCATTTACCTTCTTACCTGGTAGATCAGGGAATGGCTGCAAGTTACGGTGCAATGGCGCTTTCAATCGTTGGATTGTTCAATGTGGTCGGGTCGCTGGCAGCCGGATATCTTGGCGGTAAATATACGAAAAAATTCCTCCTGAGTTATCTTTATTTTGCCCGGGCAGCCCTGTTCGTCTGCTTTATCATTGTGCCGATGACCCCGGTGACGGTGGTCATCTTCTCCGGTATTCTCGGGTTGTTATGGCTCTCCACTGTCCCGCTTACGTCCGGATTGGTCGCCAGCTTGTATGGGGCAAAATATATGACGACGTTGTTTGGCTTCATTTTCTTTGGTCATCAAATGGGCGCCTTTCTAGGCGCCTGGTTGGGCGGGGTCGCCTATGACATGTACGGATCCTACGATGTGATCTGGTGGTTGAGTGTCGCCTTGGGGCTGATTTCGGGCCTTCTTCACTGGCCGATCAAGGAAGATGTTCCTGCCGGCCACACCCAAGCCGCACGTTAA
- a CDS encoding RDD family protein produces the protein MKESNGPLIELSSLENSGNTQEAKQTSYANSLNPDDFESIRLRRIFAYFIDVVCIAIVTVIAIFISTILGIISFGILTPLLVIVLALIPLAYHTFLVGSDWNATLGMRFMNIRMELDTGGDPDYMTAFLQVALFYFSVAVTSSLILLVSLFNPRGRCLHDYVTSTIIRRIPLSS, from the coding sequence GTGAAAGAGTCAAACGGCCCCCTAATTGAGCTAAGTTCCCTGGAAAACTCTGGTAATACACAAGAGGCAAAACAAACATCTTACGCGAATTCTTTAAATCCTGATGACTTCGAGAGTATTCGGCTTCGACGCATATTTGCGTATTTCATCGATGTGGTTTGCATCGCCATCGTTACTGTAATAGCAATTTTTATCTCAACCATCCTTGGGATCATCAGTTTCGGCATTCTAACCCCGCTTTTGGTAATCGTTCTGGCTCTTATCCCGCTCGCCTATCATACATTTCTTGTGGGGAGCGACTGGAACGCGACCCTCGGTATGCGGTTTATGAATATCCGCATGGAGCTTGATACTGGCGGTGATCCCGATTACATGACTGCCTTTCTTCAGGTAGCTCTGTTTTATTTTTCCGTTGCGGTTACCTCATCCCTGATTTTGCTGGTATCCTTGTTTAACCCAAGAGGGCGATGCCTGCATGACTATGTCACCAGCACAATAATCCGCCGTATTCCCCTATCATCCTAG
- a CDS encoding NAD(P)/FAD-dependent oxidoreductase, with amino-acid sequence MDSNFYQATAHSATVFSSLDQDVSVDICIVGGGYTGLLSALELAERGYSVAVLEAQSVGWGASGRNGGQIATGYQPGMIETTRLVGIDDSAKLWAMSVEATGILKNRIADHEIKCDLKEGELYAATKNSHRDWLLREMAFCQDNFDFQGYEWISGADLPNYVGTTRYKAGLLDYQGGHLHPLNYALGLARAAAAAGVQIFEHSKALELVEGKKPVLKAAGGKITASSVILAGNAYMNGLNAGLDARIIPVSSYIIATEKLSADRARTILKTEACVSDTDFNLDYFRMSADHRLLYGGRDYAGRHLKRPEDVLRHHMLRTFPQLEDVRVEFAWGGKVAVTRHRLPDIGRIGQNIYYAHGFSGQGLPLSAIAGRILAEAVSGEMERLDVFSRIPHKPFPGGTALRVPLLSLAMKYYQLRDALG; translated from the coding sequence ATGGACAGCAATTTTTATCAAGCAACCGCACATTCGGCGACGGTATTTTCATCTCTTGATCAAGATGTTAGCGTCGATATTTGTATTGTCGGCGGCGGATATACCGGTTTGCTGAGTGCCCTTGAGTTGGCAGAAAGAGGGTATTCGGTTGCCGTGCTTGAGGCGCAATCGGTGGGGTGGGGTGCTTCGGGCCGCAACGGCGGCCAAATCGCTACCGGCTATCAGCCCGGCATGATTGAAACCACCCGGCTGGTTGGTATCGATGACAGTGCGAAATTATGGGCTATGTCCGTCGAGGCGACCGGCATCCTGAAAAACCGTATTGCGGATCATGAGATCAAGTGTGATCTCAAGGAAGGCGAGCTTTATGCCGCGACAAAGAATAGCCATCGCGACTGGTTGTTGCGGGAAATGGCCTTCTGTCAGGATAACTTTGATTTTCAGGGGTATGAATGGATCAGCGGGGCTGATCTCCCCAATTATGTAGGGACAACGCGATACAAGGCGGGTTTACTGGATTATCAGGGCGGTCATTTACATCCGCTCAATTACGCCTTGGGTTTGGCGCGGGCGGCGGCAGCCGCCGGTGTGCAGATATTTGAACATTCAAAAGCACTGGAGCTCGTTGAGGGGAAAAAGCCTGTTCTAAAAGCCGCTGGCGGTAAAATTACGGCCTCTTCGGTTATTTTGGCCGGCAATGCTTATATGAACGGTTTGAATGCCGGATTGGACGCCAGAATAATCCCGGTAAGCAGCTATATTATTGCGACAGAGAAGTTATCCGCCGACCGGGCACGAACAATCCTGAAAACCGAGGCTTGCGTTTCCGATACCGATTTTAACCTGGATTACTTTCGTATGTCTGCGGATCATCGTTTGCTGTATGGCGGGCGTGATTATGCGGGGCGGCATCTCAAGCGTCCCGAAGACGTGCTCCGGCATCATATGTTACGGACATTTCCTCAGCTTGAAGATGTGAGGGTCGAGTTTGCCTGGGGCGGGAAAGTCGCCGTAACCCGACATCGTTTGCCCGATATCGGCCGAATTGGGCAAAATATTTATTACGCCCACGGATTTTCGGGGCAGGGGCTGCCTTTATCGGCCATTGCCGGCCGGATACTGGCAGAGGCGGTTAGCGGTGAAATGGAACGCCTGGACGTGTTCAGCCGAATTCCCCACAAACCCTTTCCTGGGGGGACAGCGCTGCGGGTTCCGCTGTTGTCTCTCGCGATGAAATATTACCAGCTGCGGGATGCGCTAGGATGA
- a CDS encoding SLC13 family permease — MVIVESTLHIWILLAFIAVAIVAFASERIELEISSIGVIAGLLLLFHFFPLENNDGDILLTAADILAGIGDPALITVLSLLVVGQGIVRTGALDQPIRRLVTLRRHHPVLAIAVVLTTVLIISAFMNNTPVVVIFIPLMTALAERLHRSTSTLMIPLSYASILGGMTTLIGSSTNLLVMAAAVQAGLPELSFFQFTLPGAVLAFFGLLYALIIIPRILPNRASITGEVVDISGKQFIVQMEIAADSPLVGEGALMGQFPSLRNITVRFIQRGEHVLLPPFDNISLRPSDAVIFAGTRKSITEAFADNPQMLQGLLNPEETEDPTPSDLKPAQEQTLAEAVVAPASRMIGRALYQVSFHYRTKCVVVGIQRRSRMIRTSRMTDIRLEAGDVLLILGDRADIMRIRSNPDVLLLEWSAKELPATALAWRARIIFGLVVLSAATGVLPIVVAAVAGAAAMVVSGCLNIYQASRSIDRRILLLIWAALGLGAAMQATGGASYIAHGALSLLMGAGPPVILSIFFLIVAIFTNILSNNATAVLFTPVGISLGIELGVDPMIFVYAVIFGANCSFATPMGYQTNLLVMGPGHYKFVDFLKAGGPLVILLWIVFSFLAPFYYGLM; from the coding sequence ATGGTAATAGTTGAATCAACTCTGCATATCTGGATTCTTCTCGCTTTCATTGCCGTTGCTATTGTCGCTTTTGCCAGCGAACGCATTGAGCTCGAAATATCCTCCATCGGCGTCATTGCCGGCCTTCTACTCTTGTTCCATTTCTTTCCGTTGGAAAATAACGATGGAGATATTCTTCTAACTGCCGCTGATATACTGGCAGGTATTGGTGATCCGGCACTTATCACCGTCTTGTCGTTACTCGTCGTTGGTCAGGGTATCGTTCGAACAGGCGCTCTGGATCAGCCGATCCGGCGATTGGTAACTTTGCGCCGGCATCACCCGGTTCTGGCGATCGCTGTAGTTCTGACAACCGTGCTGATAATCAGCGCCTTCATGAACAACACCCCCGTGGTGGTAATTTTTATTCCCCTGATGACAGCTCTGGCGGAGCGGCTTCATCGCTCAACCTCCACCTTGATGATCCCGCTAAGCTATGCATCGATTCTCGGAGGCATGACAACCCTGATCGGCTCGTCGACAAATCTTCTGGTCATGGCTGCGGCAGTTCAAGCAGGATTGCCCGAGCTGTCCTTTTTCCAGTTTACGCTGCCCGGTGCCGTGCTGGCATTTTTCGGGCTTTTATACGCCTTGATTATTATTCCCCGCATTCTTCCCAATCGGGCCTCCATCACCGGCGAAGTTGTCGATATCTCCGGCAAGCAGTTTATCGTTCAAATGGAAATTGCCGCGGACAGCCCCCTGGTAGGTGAAGGGGCCTTGATGGGCCAGTTCCCGAGTTTGCGAAACATAACGGTCCGGTTCATTCAGCGGGGTGAGCATGTCCTGCTCCCGCCCTTTGATAACATTTCCCTGCGACCTTCAGATGCCGTCATTTTTGCCGGCACCCGTAAATCCATCACTGAAGCCTTTGCCGACAATCCGCAAATGCTTCAGGGTCTGCTAAATCCAGAAGAAACGGAAGACCCAACACCGTCTGACCTTAAACCCGCTCAGGAACAAACCCTGGCGGAAGCCGTTGTGGCACCGGCGTCGCGAATGATCGGTCGCGCATTATATCAAGTGAGTTTTCACTATCGGACAAAATGCGTGGTCGTCGGCATTCAACGGCGATCGCGCATGATCAGAACAAGCCGTATGACGGATATTCGGCTTGAGGCCGGGGACGTTTTGCTCATACTCGGAGACCGTGCGGATATTATGCGAATCCGGAGTAATCCGGACGTTTTACTTCTTGAATGGTCGGCAAAAGAGCTTCCGGCAACGGCCCTCGCCTGGCGGGCAAGAATTATTTTTGGCCTGGTTGTTCTTTCTGCCGCAACAGGCGTATTGCCGATTGTCGTCGCAGCAGTTGCCGGAGCCGCGGCCATGGTTGTCTCCGGTTGCCTCAATATCTATCAGGCGAGCCGCTCTATTGACCGTAGAATACTGCTTTTGATCTGGGCTGCCCTTGGCCTTGGAGCGGCCATGCAGGCAACAGGCGGGGCAAGCTATATCGCTCATGGTGCGTTATCTTTGCTGATGGGCGCCGGCCCACCGGTCATCCTGTCCATCTTCTTTTTGATAGTCGCCATCTTCACCAATATCCTGAGCAATAATGCAACAGCCGTTTTGTTCACACCCGTCGGCATAAGCCTTGGAATAGAGCTGGGCGTGGATCCGATGATTTTTGTCTATGCCGTAATATTCGGCGCAAATTGCTCCTTTGCCACGCCCATGGGGTATCAGACGAATCTGTTGGTCATGGGCCCCGGCCATTATAAATTTGTAGATTTTCTGAAGGCTGGGGGACCATTGGTTATCCTTCTGTGGATCGTATTTTCGTTTTTAGCCCCTTTTTATTATGGATTGATGTGA
- a CDS encoding arginyltransferase, with the protein MKRVEIPSRFFFSTPPAPCPYLEDRLERKVVTLLAGEDPDHLHNTLSHAGFRRSQDLAYRPACDGCDACIPIRVNAKEFHLKKSFRRVWQANRDLKVAEIPTTATQEHFALFHNYLQSRHSDGGMVDMDFDDYQAMIEDSPVKSQLVEFRKLDGSLYAVSLTDVMEDGLSLVYSFFAPDEDKRSPGTYLILWHILQARYRQLPFVYLGYWIEQSQKMSYKQRFMPSEILTRNGWEPLSPTLK; encoded by the coding sequence ATGAAGCGCGTGGAGATTCCCTCCCGATTCTTCTTTTCAACACCTCCCGCACCCTGCCCTTATCTTGAAGATCGGCTGGAGCGGAAAGTTGTGACGTTGCTTGCTGGCGAGGATCCAGATCACCTCCATAACACGTTAAGTCATGCCGGCTTCAGGCGGAGCCAGGACCTGGCATATCGACCCGCCTGCGATGGATGTGACGCCTGCATCCCGATCCGGGTCAACGCAAAAGAATTTCACCTGAAAAAGTCCTTTCGCCGCGTCTGGCAGGCGAACAGGGATTTGAAGGTTGCCGAAATTCCGACGACAGCAACACAAGAGCATTTCGCCTTATTCCATAATTATCTCCAGTCGCGCCATTCGGATGGCGGCATGGTTGATATGGATTTTGATGATTATCAGGCAATGATTGAAGACAGTCCTGTCAAATCTCAACTGGTTGAGTTTCGCAAATTAGACGGCAGCCTGTATGCGGTCAGCCTGACAGATGTGATGGAAGATGGCCTTTCCCTCGTCTACAGCTTCTTTGCCCCGGATGAAGATAAACGCAGCCCGGGGACCTATCTGATCCTGTGGCATATCCTGCAAGCCCGGTACCGGCAATTGCCGTTTGTTTATCTGGGCTACTGGATCGAACAAAGTCAGAAAATGTCGTATAAACAACGGTTCATGCCGTCAGAAATACTGACCCGCAATGGCTGGGAGCCATTATCCCCCACGCTCAAATAA